Proteins found in one Triticum aestivum cultivar Chinese Spring chromosome 4D, IWGSC CS RefSeq v2.1, whole genome shotgun sequence genomic segment:
- the LOC123098231 gene encoding microtubule-associated protein 70-4, with protein sequence MGSLGSEVDHGGREMFHGHADPVVHELNRLENLLREKERELGHAYSEIKGLKVTEALKDKAIAELSKELKKQDERLSILEKQLEQKNLDVKRICNERKEALSAQFAAEASLRRIHSAQRDEEVVPFDAIIGPLESDIKKYKHEIAVLQDDKKALERHLKLNEAAFVEAGDILRSALERALIVEDVQNQNIELKKQMEIYHEENMLLEKSNRQKVLEIEKLTHTVGELEESILASRDVANAVHFYQNQATRLNEEKKTLERELARAKVYVNRVATTTANEWKDDADKLMPVKRWLEERRLLQGEIQRLRDKIAIAERSAKVEAQLNDKLKRRLKSLEEDMRNGKSNTPDSEANRKGTPKRSTSQPRQPSTPRMSQQLASFEGIVDKRRPTSQPRAAVGGKVLKQPNSDTEPAEKTRNIKQPDSPRARTAAARKERPVRNQLWATRSKVTSDAGKENKEQNPNYKPHSSAPHEQGHDATKPQAAVFDANGDCGVQRSEHHKDMDLENLDDKKADASNAESTQGGNRGN encoded by the exons AAAAGGAACGAGAACTAGGACACGCATACAGTGAAATAAAAGGTCTGAAGGTGACAGAAGCTCTGAAGGACAAGGCCATTGCTGAG CTGAGCAAGGAGCTGAAGAAACAGGACGAGAGGCTGAGCATCCTGGAGAAGCAGCTTGAGCAGAAG AATCTGGATGTGAAAAGGATATGCAATGAGCGCAAGGAAGCGTTGTCTGCACAGTTCGCTGCCGAGGCATCGCTCAGGAGGATCCACTCGGCTCAGAGAGACGAGGAAGTGGTTCCCTTTGATGCCATCATAGGGCCCCTGGAGTCTGACATCAAGAAGTACAAGCATGAG ATTGCGGTGCTCCAGGATGACAAAAAGGCGCTCGAACGGCACCTGAAGCTCAATGAGGCGGCGTTCGTTGAGGCTGGGGACATTCTGCGCAGCGCACTCGAGAGAGCGCTGATTGTAGAGGACGTCCAGAACCAGAATATTGAACTGAAGAAACAGATGGAGATCTACCAT GAGGAGAACATGCTTTTGGAGAAGAGCAACAGGCAGAAGGTCCTGGAAATTGAGAAGCTCACCCACACCGTTGGTGAGCTTGAGGAGTCCATTCTTGCCAGCAGAGATGTTGCCAACGCTGTGCACTTCTACCAGAACCAGGCTACCAGGTTGAAT GAGGAGAAGAAGACGCTCGAGAGGGAGTTGGCTCGAGCTAAAGTCTACGTCAACCGTGTGGCGACAACAACAGCAAACGAATGGAAGGACGATGCTGATAAATTGATGCCAGTTAAGAGATGGCTGGAAGAACGAAGACTGCTGCAG GGAGAGATACAACGGCTGCGCGACAAGATAGCCATAGCAGAGAGGTCTGCAAAGGTGGAAGCCCAACTTAAT GATAAGCTCAAAAGGAGACTGAAATCATTGGAAGAGGACATGAGAAATGGAAAATCCAACACACCTGACAGTGAGGCCAATAGGAAAGGCACTCCGAAAAGATCAACATCTCAACCAAGACAACCAAGCACACCCAGAATGTCACAGCAACTGGCTTCATTCGAAGGCATTGTTGACAAGAGAAGACCAACATCCCAACCAAGGGCGGCTGTGGGAGGGAAGGTGCTGAAGCAACCCAATTCAGACACCGAGCCTGCAGAGAAGACGAGAAACATTAAACAACCTGACAGCCCAAGAGCGAGAACTGCTGCTGCTAGAAAGGAGCGTCCTGTGAGAAATCAACTGTGGGCGACAAGAAGTAAAGTGACCAGCGATGCTGGCAAAGAGAACAAGGAGCAGAATCCAAATTACAAGCCACATTCGAGCGCTCCACATGAGCAGGGACATGATGCCACAAAGCCACAAGCTGCAGTATTTGATGCGAATGGAGACTGTGGAGTTCAGCGCAGTGAACATCACAAAGACATGGATTTGGAGAACTTGGATGACAAAAAGGCGGATGCTTCGAATGCAGAGAGTACTCAGGGTGGCAACAGGGGAAACTAA
- the LOC123100142 gene encoding CCR4-NOT transcription complex subunit 9: MVTANLQRSLAVPPSIRASPSPIASGAAVVQEGNGRDLESAEQLVLDLCDPALREHALLVISKKKEIFQDALAPLLWHSFGTIAALLQEIVSIYPALDPPTLSPGASNRACNALALFQCIASHPKTRMLFLNANIPIFMYPFMITKTNTRPLEHLRLASLGVIGALVKTNDPGVVEFLLRTEIIPPCLFCMENGHELSKTVATFIVQRIISDDLGLRYMCTNAERLLAVVQILAQMVNSERLLAVASVQRDPAKLVKHVIRCFHGLSADARACAALQIILPDVLKDGMVDTYLVDDLATRRCLQQLLHNVKVGGVGGAPQPGLDHMMGILTI; encoded by the exons ATGGTGACGGCGAATCTGCAGCGTTCCCTCGCCGTGCCCCCTTCCATCAGGGCTTCTCCCTCGCCGATCGCCAGCGGCGCTGCCGTCGTGCAGGAAGGCAATGGCAGGGACCTGGAGTCGGCGGAGCAACTGGTGCTCGACCTCTGCGACCCCGCGCTGCGCGAGCACGCCCTCTTGGTCATCTCTAAG AAAAAGGAGATTTTTCAAGATGCGTTGGCCCCGCTATTGTGGCACTCGTTCGGTACTATTGCTGCTCTACTTCAG GAAATTGTGTCGATCTATCCTGCACTTGATCCTCCAACTTTATCACCAGGTGCATCAAACCGAGCCTGCAACGCACTTGCACTCTTTCAG TGTATTGCATCACACCCCAAGACAAGGATGCTTTTCTTGAACG CTAATATTCCAATCTTCATGTATCCCTTCATGATTACGAAAACCAACACAagacctcttgagcacttgcggcTTGCCAGCTTGGGTGTTATAGGTGCTCTTGTTAAG ACCAATGATCCTGGAGTTGTCGAGTTTCTGCTGAGAACTGAAATAATTCCTCCGTGCCTGTTTTGCATGGAGAACGGCCATGAGCTGTCAAAAACC GTGGCTACCTTCATTGTCCAAAGGATTATCTCTGATGATCTTGGATTGCGTTACATGTGCACCAACGCTGAGCGTCTGCTTGCTGTGGTCCAGATTTTAGCGCAGATGGTAAATTCTGAGCGTCTGCTTGCTGTGGCCTCTGTTCAGCGTGATCCCGCAAAGTTGGTCAAGCACGTTATCCGGTGTTTTCACGGGTTATCAGCTGATGCCAG GGCATGCGCTGCATTGCAAATCATCCTCCCTGACGTGTTGAAAGATGGGATGGTCGATACGTACCTTGTT GATGACCTTGCAACAAGGCGCTGCCTCCAGCAACTGCTGCATAATGTGAAAGTGGGAGGCGTGGGAGGAGCTCCTCAGCCAGGCCTGGATCACATGATGGGGATTTTAACAATTTAG
- the LOC123098232 gene encoding uncharacterized protein, with amino-acid sequence MSGVITKFVVTSMFMWMPPVAIMYGFYHQNFPGISHLSSSAQTLAGGFLAVISVNIVIGFYIYYAMKEAPRQERKPDAVRERKHATFLANAKANINQPASSQVSDDSKGKGKGKVE; translated from the exons ATGTCTGGAGTAATAACTAAGTTCGTTGTTACATCGATGTTCATGTGGATGCCCCCGGTTGCAATTATGTATGGGTTCTACCACCAGAATTTTCCAG GTATTAGTCACCTTTCATCCTCAGCTCAAACTCTGGCCGGTGGGTTCCTTGCTGTCATATCGGTTAATATTGTGATTGGCTTCTACATATACTACGCGATGAAGGAGGCTCCCCGCCAAGAGCGAAAACCTGATGCTGTGCGAGAGCGGAAAC ATGCAACCTTCTTAGCGAATGCTAAAGCAAATATTAACCAGCCAGCATCTTCTCAAGTGAGTGATGATtccaaggggaaggggaaggggaaggtgGAGTAG